AGGAAGAGCAGGAAGGCGCTGGTGAAGACGGCGGTGGCGAAGACGACCAGGACCGCGGCCGGGGCGCGGGTCCGGGCGGCCGCGGCGGGTCGGGATTCGACAGGCGCGTCGGTGGTGACGGCGGGGTCGGCGATGAGAGGGACTTCCGAGCTCAAGCGCAGCTCTTCAGAGGGTGACGGGGTGCGGGGCGGGAGTTGAACCCGGCGCGCGGCGGCGCGTTCCCGACGAAAGGGGACGCGCCGGCAAACAACAGGCTAGGCGATGGGACACCGCCGGCGCAACCGGCGGGGGGCCCTCTCCCTGGCGCCTGAGGCGCCTGTCCCTCCCCCACAAACAGCGTGGGGGAGGGACCTCCTCGCTGCGCTCGTAACGGGCAGGACCAGCATCGGCGCGGGAAGGCAAGGCGGTTCGCCGGCTGTACCCTGTCCCCTGCCGTTCCGCGTGAGGGATGCGCGCCCGACAGGGCCGGGACCGTGGCGGCCGGGCAGTTTCGGCCGACGCGGACCCGGCGCCGTTGGGCACAGCCGTACCGTGCCCTACGGCGCGCGCAGCCCGGCCCGGAGCGCAGCGGAGGGACACGCCCACGTCCGCGGCCGGTTTTCCGGGGCGCCCGGCCGCTTCGCACCGATTGTCGTTAATCGATGCGGCGCAAAGGGGTTGCGTGGCCTGCCGCGCCGACGCATTCTTCAGGACCGCTTCGAGCCCGTTCCCAGCCGGCCCTCGCGTGCGCGCGCGGGCCCCGGCAGGCTTTCCCACGGAGGCCGTTTGATCCGTCTGCTCGGCGACCTCGCCGTCGCCGCCGCCCTGGCGCTGGCGCTCGGGGGCGTGCTGTCCGCCTTCCGGCGCGGCCCCGCCGGCCCGCGCGCCGCGCTGGCCGAGGTGAAGACCTTCGCCGGCCTGGTCTTCGCCTGCCTCACCGTGGCCGCCCTGGCGATGGTCGTGGCGCTGGTGACGCACGACTTCAGCGTGGGGTACGTGGCCCAGGTGGGGAGCCGCTCCACCCCGCTCTTCTACACGGTGATCTCCCTGTGGGGGGCGCTGGAGGGCTCGATCCTCTTCTGGGGATGGGTGCTGGCGCTGTACACCGCCGTGGTCGCCTTCCGCGCGTCCGACTCGCTGGGCGAGCTCAAGCGCTACGCGCTGGGGACGCTGCTGGCGATCGGGTGCTTCTTCTTCCTCCTCCTGGCGGGCCCGGCCTCGCCGTTCACCCTGGTGAGCCCGGCGCCGCCCGACGGCCCCGGGCCCAACCCGCTGCTGCAGAACCACGTGCTGATGGGGGTGCACCCGCCGCTCCTGTACCTGGGCTACGTGGGGATGAGCGTGCCCTTCGCCTTCGCGGTGGGCTCGCTCCTGGCGCGGCGCGACGACCTGGCGTGGATCCGCGTCACCCGCCGCTGGACGCTCACGGCGTGGCTCTTCCTGTCGCTGGCGATCGTGGCCGGGATGTGGTGGAGCTACGAGGTGCTGGGGTGGGGCGGCTACTGGGCGTGGGACCCGGTCGAGAACGCCTCCTTCATGCCCTGGCTCACGGCGACGGCGTTCCTGCACTCGGTGCTGGTGCAGGAGCGGCGGGGGATGCTGAAGCTGTGGAACGTGTCGCTGATCGTCTCCACCTTCCTGCTGACGATCCTGGGGACGTTCCTCACCCGGAGCGGCGTGCTCTCCTCGGTGCACGCCTTCGCCAACGGGCCGATCGGCTACTACTTCCTGGGCTTCATCGCGCTCACGCTCGTCCTCTCCCTGGCGCTGGTCGCCGGGCGGAGCGACGCGCTGAAAAGCGAGGGGCACCTGGACAGCGCGGCGTCGCGGGAGACGGTGTTCCTCTTCAACAACCTGCTGCTGACGGCCTTCACCTTCACGGTGCTGCTGGGGACGCTCTTCCCGCTGGTGGCCGAGGCGGTGCGGGGGGTGAAGCTCAGCGTGGGCGGCCCCTTCTTCAACCGGATGACGCTGCCGCTCTGCGTGGCGCTCCTCTTCCTGGCCGGCGTGGGCCCCGCGCTCCCCTGGCGGGCGGCGCGCCGCGAGGTGCTGCGCGAGAAGCTGCTCTGGCCCACGGCGGCGTTCGCGCTCGTGGTCGTCCTTTCCCTCGTCTTCCGCGTCCCGAACGCCTACGCGGTGCTGGCGTTCGGCTTCGGCGCGTTCTGCCTGACGAGCAACGCGCAGGAGTTCGCGCGGGGAACGGCCAGCCGGGTGCGCGCGAACGGCGAGAACCCGCTGGCCGCGCTGGGTCGCCTGGTGGCGGCCAACCGGCACCGCTACGGGGGGTACGTGGCGCACCTGGGGGTGGTGACGCTGGCGGTGGGCGTGGCCGCCTCGTCCACCTACCGCGCGGAGTACGAGCGGACGCTCCGGATGGGCGAGACGATGCGCGCCGGCGGCTACGAGCTGCAGCTGGTGCGGCTGTGGGCGGCGGACGAGCCGCAGCGCTTCGTCGTCGGCGCCGACGTGAAGGTGTCGCGGGAGGGGCGCGAGCTGGGCGTGCTGGACCCGCGCACCAACTTCTACCGCACCCGCGCCGAGCCCGTCCCCACGCCGGCGGTGCGCAGCCGGCTGACGGACCTGTACCTGAACCTGATGGCGTTCGAGCGCGACGGCTCCTCGGCCACGATCTCGGCGGTGGTCGAGCCGCTGGTGGCGGCGATCTGGATCGGCGGGGCGATCGTGGCGCTGGGCGCGCTGATCGCGCTCTGGCCGGAGCGCAGGAGGCCCGCGCCGCGCCGCGTCCCCGCGCCGCCCGGGCCGGCGCGGGAGGCGCTCCCGGAGCGCGAGGCCGTGGGCGCCGGAGACTGACCGATGAACTGGAAGCGCGTGGCGATCGTGCTGGCGGCGCTGGTGCCGCTGATCGGGCTGCTGGCCTTCGGGCTCACCCGCGACCCGCGGGAGCTGGACTCGCCGCTCCCCGGGCGGGCGGCGCCGCGGTTCGCGCTCCCGGTCTTCACCGACCCCACCGGCCAGCCGCTGGGGCGCACGGTGAGCCTGGACCAGCACCGGGGGCAGGTGGTGGTGCTGAACTTCTGGGCGAGCTGGTGCCTGGCCTGCCGCGACGAGCACCGCACCCTCTCCGCGGTGGCCGAGCGCTACCGGGGGAGGGGGGTGCAGTTCTACGGCGTGCTCTACAACGACTCGCCCGAGAACGGCGAGCGCTGGATCGAGGAGATGGGCGGGCAGGTGTACCCCGGCCTGCGGGACGCCGGCGCGCGCACGGCCATCGACTACGGCCTCTACGGCGTGCCGGAGACGTTCTTCATCGCCCCCGACGGCCGCGTCGCCTACAAGCACGTGGGCCCGGTGACCGAGGCCGTGCTGGTGCAGTGGATCGAAAAGCTGCGCGCC
The genomic region above belongs to Longimicrobium sp. and contains:
- a CDS encoding heme lyase CcmF/NrfE family subunit, whose protein sequence is MIRLLGDLAVAAALALALGGVLSAFRRGPAGPRAALAEVKTFAGLVFACLTVAALAMVVALVTHDFSVGYVAQVGSRSTPLFYTVISLWGALEGSILFWGWVLALYTAVVAFRASDSLGELKRYALGTLLAIGCFFFLLLAGPASPFTLVSPAPPDGPGPNPLLQNHVLMGVHPPLLYLGYVGMSVPFAFAVGSLLARRDDLAWIRVTRRWTLTAWLFLSLAIVAGMWWSYEVLGWGGYWAWDPVENASFMPWLTATAFLHSVLVQERRGMLKLWNVSLIVSTFLLTILGTFLTRSGVLSSVHAFANGPIGYYFLGFIALTLVLSLALVAGRSDALKSEGHLDSAASRETVFLFNNLLLTAFTFTVLLGTLFPLVAEAVRGVKLSVGGPFFNRMTLPLCVALLFLAGVGPALPWRAARREVLREKLLWPTAAFALVVVLSLVFRVPNAYAVLAFGFGAFCLTSNAQEFARGTASRVRANGENPLAALGRLVAANRHRYGGYVAHLGVVTLAVGVAASSTYRAEYERTLRMGETMRAGGYELQLVRLWAADEPQRFVVGADVKVSREGRELGVLDPRTNFYRTRAEPVPTPAVRSRLTDLYLNLMAFERDGSSATISAVVEPLVAAIWIGGAIVALGALIALWPERRRPAPRRVPAPPGPAREALPEREAVGAGD
- a CDS encoding redoxin domain-containing protein, coding for MNWKRVAIVLAALVPLIGLLAFGLTRDPRELDSPLPGRAAPRFALPVFTDPTGQPLGRTVSLDQHRGQVVVLNFWASWCLACRDEHRTLSAVAERYRGRGVQFYGVLYNDSPENGERWIEEMGGQVYPGLRDAGARTAIDYGLYGVPETFFIAPDGRVAYKHVGPVTEAVLVQWIEKLRAPGQDGAS